ccaaggagggagcctcCACCACATTCTAATATAGTCTGTTCCAATGTTCAATAGCTCTTACAATGAAAAaaatccctcctaatgttgagatggaatcccttttcctataccttgcatccatttctctggagcagcagaaaacaagtttgctccctcctcaataccacctcccttcacatatttaaacagggctctcatatcaccccttaaccttctcttctccaggttaaacagcCCCAGTCTTtccccataaggcatggtttccagacccttcactattttggtctcCCCTCTCTGGAATCAGATGAATGTCATGCTTTCTGTAAAAACCTTAGTTAAGAATGGTTCTAATTATAGTCAAGGTCAGTATTAAAGAGCCATATTTGGGAGTGTGTCCAGTGCAATAGAGTGACTAAAATCTACAGAGGCAAGGATCCAATTGCCCTCCGctcattggatgactttgggggATCCTGTGTTATTGGCCCCCTCTATTTGCCATTGAATGACTTTGTGTACAAAACTGGTAAGTTACCATTTTGGTTACATGCGTTTTTGTACTACCCTTTTGGCTATAGCCTATGATACACTTGAACGAAATGCTTCTCCGTTTATCTCACGGTTGTCTGTGTCCTTTTGCAGCATGGCCATTAAAAAGGCAGAGAAGAACAAGCCCGACGAAGCGGTGCAGAGAACGAACAAAGCTAAAACATTGGTGGACAACCAAGTTATCATCATAGACGATGACGAaaatgatgacgacgacgatgatgatggtTGCTCTGATTTGAAAGTAAAAGaggtgaagaaaaagaaggatttGGTCGAAAGAGACGGTTCGTATCGAAAAGGTGTAAGGAAGAAGGTAAAGAAACGAAATTACTCTGATACAAAGAACAAAGCATGTGCAAATCTTCCCATTATAATAGAAAGCAGCTCAGATTCAGAACGTTTaacaaaaaatggggaaatagggaagaaactcaagaagaaaagaaagcatagaCTTGCTTCTGAAGGAGATTGTGAGGTTCTTTGCAAAGGGCTGCTGCAGGAAACCAGTTTTCTCAGACTCTCCAGCAAAGGGAAGAGTCCTGGCAGCCATGGAGATAGTGGTGACTGTAttaagaaggggaaaaagaagaagaagaagaagaagaaacacaaaCCCAGTTTCTCCCAGTTGCATGGTGAAGGTAATGAGGTGGAGTCTCAAAAACAGATCATCCCAATCCTGGAAACAATATCTCAAGATGCAATGTTGTCTGGCAGGAAAAAGAGACAGGTTCCTAACAAGAACAACGTTAGCCATACTGTCAAGAGAAAGAAAGTCCTGCATTGTTTAACAGCTGTGGACGGTGAAGAGGTCAGCAACAGGATTCCTCATAAAGACATTTCTAACCTAGAAAACCACCGCAAGAGAAGAAAAGCACAAGATCCTGCAGCCCAAGTATCAGAAGAAGAAAGTGGAGAGATCAGAAAGaagtggaagaaaaagaagctCAAGAAAAAGAAAGCGTATTTACTTGTAACGTCGTTGGAAACCCAAGAAAATGATTCTGGGGTTTCTAATGAGAGTCTTCCAGAACCAAAATCTAGACAAACCCAGGTTTTTCGGGAAGAGAAAACGGACTTGATCCCAGACACCGAAGGCGCTGGCAGAGTAACTAAGAAGAAGAGCATCTGTACAAAAGCTGTATGCAACCATCCTGCCCTTCTAGAGGACAATGAAGACAGATCAGCAacggagggaaggaaaaagaaagttaaaaaacaCAAAGGGATTCAAGAGTGTCCAGAGAGTGGTAACAGCGGCAGATGTGAGAACAGTAGCAAGCATCACataaagaagaaggggaaaaagaagaacagaaaaagtgTTGACATTGGTGAGGAAGAGCCCAGTttgaagaaaagaaggttgaaAAAAGAAGCAGAGGTACAGTCTCAGTACAGAACAACCATCAGTGATGTCCCTAATGTTGGTGTCAGCCGGTGTGGGTGCCTGGCGCTGCTGGGGAGGACTGACCACCCAAAGTTGTGAGGCACTGCGCAAGGTGAGAGGTGCATGTGCCACTTGCTCCTCTTTTCCTGGTGCTTTGGCCAGCTCAGACAAACCAGCCAAAGTACCAGGGAAGGGGGGGGTGTATTAACCTCTCTTTCCCCAGTGCTTTGGTCAGCAAAAGCCAGCCAGCCAAAGCACCAGAAAAGGTGGGAAGGGGGTGTGCTTGTGTGTGCACACTCAACCCTCCTTCCCCATTGCCTTGGCTTGCTGGGCCGAGAGCGCCAGAGTagcagggaaagagggagaggtgtGCGCTCATCCCTCTTTCTCTACTACTTTGGCTCCCTTGAGTCACAgcagcaccacacacacacacacacacacccccaacacacaaacctttttaaaatgttaggttcaaaggtgctacaagatctctacatacttttaaaaatgagctaGATTAGGCTGAAAGACAGGAATTGGCCTGAGGTCATTTGATGGCTTTCTGGGttcagcagagatttgaaccagaGACTTTCTTAGTCCCAAATTGGCATTCTAATTTAGCCTTTGCCAGCCTTGCTAGGCatgttagattacaactcccatcgtcCATATTCAACATGGCGATGGTGACTGAGAATAATGGTGTGTGTGGACCAACAAATCTGAAGGGTTACAGTTTGGGAATGGCTGCTCTAACCCAGTGGTTTTCAACTTGTGAACTTCTAGATGTTCGTGGACTTCAGTGTCCAGGATCAGTGGCCACTGGCCTTGCTGGTTCGAGCTTCTAGGAGTTGAAATTGAAAAGATGTGGAGGACagaggttgagaactgctgttttaactatttcagttgcAGTTCCTCACAATATACATCATTTTCAGTAGTGTGGATGTTGCTGTTACCTAGCTGGTGGCAGGGAAACAGGGAAGACTGTTTCACAAGCATAGAACATTTGTAGTGTTGGATATATGTATCCATTATAcattacaggatttttttttacaaatgataCCTCTGAGgttgtcagttttttaaaattaggttCTGAGATTCCATATTCAACATTTGTTTGAGATTTTAAGATTTGACTTCATTGCACTCGAAGCAGTGGGAAGCCACAGGAATTGTATGACCTGGAAGCAAGGTTTTGCAGAGCAAACATCCAAAGTGAGTTCTAGTTCCCTGCTAAATGATCCTGAATTAAAGGGTGGATTAAACCCTACAGGCCTTGCTAAAAGTGTGTTCTGTAGGTATTACATGCTGCTGCATTCCGATTTATAGTGTCAGGTGTGTGCAAAAGAGATAGTGTGATTTGTAATTGGGTGGTGGGGGAATAGAGAGCATATCGCCTTGAATAATAATAGAAAGGCAGCATAGCAGTGTTTTAAATAAATAGGGATGCTGCTGAATTCAAATTGTGTGTTCATTTACAGGTAAGGGAAGATGAAATAAAAGTTGTGGCATTCAAGAAAGGAAACTGTGATGAAATCAACATAGACAAGGTACTCTCTTATTTTGTCTGCATTGTTATTACTGTGACATCAATCTGTCTGATTTTGATGAAGTTATGTATAttgtttatttagttatttagtcTTGGAAGCTTATCGCATTAACAAATCAtctggtttacctcttccagcttgaattcaggatccggaatgcccctggatgttatcatacgtAAATCACCACCAATCTTGCTGGGATGctgccacctggatgcatcctcGGTCGAAGCTTCAATCAGCCAGCGCCTTTTCAAAGTCAGGGAGCTTCCGACTTCagaaattggccagctgagcaaggcttcgacccgAGATGCACCCAGGCGGTGGCATCCCATCTAGATCAGTGGCCATCTAAACTGGCGTATTTGACTgccccaaggttatccagtgagcTTTAAGACTCAGTGGGGGTTCAGTAAGCTGAAATAAGTAACAACCAAGATCCTGGATCAGAAGGCATATTGCCCATGCGTAATTGTGATCTGTTTCCTGTCCAACCTTCCCTGAAATCCACCTTTTCTCTGCTGCAGTCCCACCCAGCCCTTTCCTGTCTGATGTAAAGCAGGATGTGTGgcggagaagcatccagctatgcACAGCAATAACATCATGCTCAGGGACCTCCAGGAAAAGAGCTGGACACTTCTTTCCACTCCCCATACTCTCCACCAGTCAGGAAGTGGCCAGTTGGGGAGGCTGCAGGTGAATTGTGGGGAGGGAGATTGTGGTCACTGCATGATTAGTACACCGTTCTGACCTCCACAACAATTGGAAAAATTAGTTTTGAAGTCTAGAGTCCTGTCACGTCCAGGGACTGGTGCACTAGTCTCTCCTCTGACTGGGAACTTGAACACACACTATAGAATAAATTAGTACAATCCCTAGAGATGCTGAAGGCTGGCCAGTAAACTCCAGCCTCCAGTGAGCTGTAATGTCTATAATTAATCTTGACGAATGCCATTTGCCCTGTATTCCTTTTGGGGATTTAGTTGGGATGTGTTTGTCACTAACAGCATGCCAACCAATATTTATAATTGCTGAAGAGGGCTTGTGTGTAGCACAAAAGGCAGCAGTTCTTCGGATAAAATGGAATGGCCCTCCGTAAATTGAGAACTAAATCAAGAAGGAATTCTGCCTAACCTTCTGCCCAAACCTTTCTTTTCAGCCTCCAACTGCAGTTCTGCTTATACAGCCTACCCCTTTTGTGGGCTAGCTTTGTAGTTCTAGAAGTAATTCTAGGTACCCTGTTGTGGGAATAGCCTTCCCCGCACAAAATAGTGGGAATATGCATTGATTCTTGAACAGTGAAACATTTTGATGCTCACAAGCTCTTAACGTTTTTCCTTTCTGGGTTCAGGCCTTGCTGATAACTGCCCTCATTTTGCCAGGcttaatggaatatttttaaaaacatcagctaacaacaactacaacaacaacaacaggcagctATGTCCAAAGAGGACACTGGTATTTTAAGCTTTCTGCAACTGTATCCAGGAGCGACTGGGAGTTTGCCCATCTTCAGTGCAAGGGAATGTCAAAACAGGAGACAAAGGGCTGGGAACTCAGAGAGATgcccaaaggctctgaaaagggTGATTGACCCAGAGAGAATTTTATTGCCTCCACCCTGGTTTCACATTCATCATTTTTAGAGCATGTGTTATTTGTCACATTCTGTAGGCCAAGAATACCCAACTAGCCATTTCCAAAAATACTGTGATTGTGTgagcctccctccttggaggtctttaaacagaggctggatggctgtttgtcagggatgctttgattgagatttcctgcatggcagaatggggttggactggatggcccttggggtctcttccaacgccatgattctatggtttgtGTATGAGTGTTCATTTGGGGGTACCTCTTGCCTTTGGAAGCAGAGCTGGCTTTACCATTGGGCAAAGCGAGACTCTGATGTTGTTCAACTGATGTTGACAAACAGCAACCACTGTCTCTCCTGATTCCCTGACTATTCACCTcttggaggacagagctgtgtgtgccCCATAGTTTCTCCTATTGCTTTCAACTGGTTTATTCTCCTCAAGTGCGCTGGAGGATGGTATTCCATTGGAGGTATTCACAACTGAGTTGATTCAGCTTCTATCTATCGAAATGCAGGAGAGGGTGCCATCTTATCTCTttctcagacagcaaaatatcttggcacCAATCTCTGTAtataaagaaacatttaaaactatcttttatttccaattgagtaatctttttgccacttcttcatGCAGTCTATCCTTTGTTAACCAGTTTTCTCAAATTCTTGACATTAGGGATCTCATTatgttttttcctcttctccagTTGAGACGGCAGGCTCTCCAAGAAGAGATTGATCGGGAGTCTGGCAAAACGAAACTCATCAAGGAAGATGGGGAATCGGTGGGTGCAAATCCTGCTGTCAGTTCAATACTCTGCTCTGATGGGGAACTTGAAGTCACACTATAGAACAAATTAGTTGAATCCCCAGAGATGCTGAAGGCTGGCCAGTAAACTCCAGCCTCCAGTGAGCTGTAATGTCTATAATTAATGCTGAAGAATAACATTTCCCCTGCATTCCCTTTGGGGATGTCTTTGCTGCAGAAACCaggttttgtattttgtggaataTAAGCAGTGATATCCCTTACGCATAGCAGCCATCAAAGTAATGAGCAGCACTACTTTTTAATCTTCTTAATTGGTATAGATGACTTTGGCCATGTCATAtgcttttagcctcagaggaaggttatggcaagcctcttctgaacaaatcttgccatgaaaagcccttagggtcaccataagtcaggaaccacttgaaggcacacaccaccaacagTGTGGTGTGGTATTCTCTTAGGTTACTGTGGTTGTAACTAGAATGCAGAAAAGGCAGCATATTTAAAGAATCTGTCTCTATATCCATACAAAGGACTATTCTGAAATACTGTTTGCACATGGAAACCAGAGGTAGATTTGTGGAGATTTCAAGTAAGATCAACTCTAATGATAATGCACCAGAACCATTGAATCTTCCAGCTTTATTTCTAGCTGTAGTTCTACATCTTCTAGTTGTAATCTTCTAGCTTTAACAGGGGCCAGATACATGTAACTTACACATTCTCTTCCCTGCTCTTTAGGGCAATGATTTTGGCCAATGGGGCACAGCAGTGTTTGAAAGTTCAGAGCGGAAAACCAAGTTCCTCAGGCTGCTGGGTGGATTCAAGAAGGGTTCTTCTCTGCCACTACAAGATCCTCCTGTCCATGCTACAAAACTGAATATGGCTCTTGACTGGAATAGGGAGCAAAATCTCCAGCGAGACCTGCAGGCTGAATTTGAGAAGGCCATAGATCAGAAGCACCACCACCGAGGGTTTGGATTTCAGCCTGCCACACAGAAGCTCATGTGGATAGATAAAAATGCTTCAAACTCTATAAAATTTGAAGACTGAACTATTGAGGATAGAAAAACGCCATCCCTGAGACAACTATgagttttcttagcaacattTTTGCACATGGCAACAAAATGGCTCTTACAAAGCATATTTTTGGGTATCCCAACCACCAGAGTCTTGACTTATCTCATGTCCAAACCTTTAATAACgtcatggtttttgttttggaaaatacAAATGTTACTTTATTTTCCCAGGTGAGTAGCATTTAAATCTGATATGCTTTGTAGAGATGTACAAGGATAGAAGCCTTCTTATTTGGGTACAGCTGCCTTTCCTCAGGTGAATGCATCTCAACAAGCTAAAAAGCTGGAGTGATTTGTTTCTTAGCTTTTTGTTCACGGTAACATAGCTGAGCATTTTTCTTTGTGTACCTGTGTAATAGTGGCTGCTATTATGACTTACCAGCTATGACTTGAATCAGTAGCAAAAAACTATGCACCATGCAAAAGCAGTACATACCACAGCATAATAAAGTGACAAAATGTTGAGTTCTAGAAATACACTAGGGAGAAGACACAGGGGAGTGAAAGCTCAGCTGCAGCCTTCTCAATGTTGTATCTGTTGGAGGAATTACCAAATGCGGTTTATGTGCACAGTGCTGGTAAAGTGCCCAGGGCAGATGAGCCAGAGTTTCAGTGCATTTGCCATCGAGAGACTTAATTAAAGAAAGCAATGCATATATATTTTGTAAGTAACAGTTCAGGTTTGCATGGGCATTTGGAGTACTTCCAGAATCCAAGCATTTTTTTTGATCCATTCTACATGAATTTGATTGTCATGCAGTGTTCTGTGAGTGGAACAAAATTcccccattttgttttgttctttaatgCGAACGTATATAGATTTTGTAGTTGAGCTAAtaaatgttttgtaaaaacatCAGCCTTTGGTGTTTGCTTCTAGTTTTGAAATTTGCAGAAAGGCTGAGGCTTCTTTCAGACTACATAGCAATACCGACAGCTGAGGGCTTAGAGCAGCAAGGGAGGCAGCAGTGGTTTTCTTGTGGGCCACGGAGGAAACAAGATGCTGGCCAAAACAGGTCAGCGATGGTCCTGTTCTGTGCCTACACCTGAAGTGATACTGTGCCTTTCTCAGCTTTAATACATACCCAAACATTCCCCCTTTATGTTAGGCTTTAGAATTTTTAAATTGCAGCCCCTAAACACTGCTTTCATGCCACAAATATGCACTAGACCCCATAGAAAGCAGTAAGCAGCACTACGTTCCCTACATTCAGAAGCCAGATTTAGGCATACTGCCGGACTATGTTAATTATTTTAATCCTATCCCTAACtttgagggatgatgggagttggaatccaacatCCAAGAAGAGGGTTGTCCACTCCTGCCCTGAAAGGTTGGCTAAAGAAACTGCTTGAATGATCCTCCTTTGGCTTGTGCAAGTTTCCCACTTTGCCCTTACTCACATCTCCAATTTAAGTACATTTAACTGCCGTTGTCACAGAATCACACaatttgaagagaccacaagagccatccagtccaatcccctgccatgcaagaagacataatcaaagcattgCCAACAGATGGCAAGCCAtactctgtttgaaaacctccactATTCATCTCTCCGTCTGTTTTTCTCTGTTATCTTATGTTGTAAGTTCTTTCCAGCCAAGGACCTGTCTCATTTTGATATTATAACTAAATCTAAGGCATATTGCCAGTGCTGAATTATTAACATGGACAACCTTCTCTGTTTTAAGATGACGTTCACCTTCTCTCAAACGCttctgtaattaaaaataatgaaaagggcCGAATTCGCTCCTGGGGCTCAGTCAAAAGGCAAATGCAGAGTGAATTATGCAGCATAATAATAAGTGCGCCTAATGATTACAAAATAGCCAGCTAAGCACTACTTGGAAAGATGAGTAATAGGAATGAATACAAATTTGTTCTACTCTTGATTCGTTTTTTTCTTGATGCATTGCAAATTTACACATAAATATTCCTTTAACCCACTGGCATTCAAATATTTTCCAAAGATCTATCACAAATATTGATGTTGCTGCCTATTTATTGTCTTTCTAATCAACCAACAAATATCAATGTGTTTGAAAAAGGGCATTTGCATTGAATCCAGAATTGTTTTTTAACAGCTGTCCATAAATGGACTCATTTCTCAAAGGCAGTTCTATGGGAAGATCATCGATCAACATGCCAATGTGACTTATTGTATCTATTTTTCCATACAGTTCTGTGGGATATAAAAGTTATTTCCATTCTGAAATGGCATGATACCATTTGACTGATCCAATGTTCGCATGTAAGTCACCTTTTGACAGTTAATGTCTGTGTGGTGGCAAACAAAGCCTCATTTCACAAATCATTTCACTGGCAGGAAAATTCTCTGCCTCTGACCAAATAAATCTGTGACACTTCAAAATgaaaaagatatttcaaaatgaaaatattgaacAGCAATAATAGCCTAAGATGCAGCTTGTATTTTATAGGCCTTGGAGAACTGCCTTCTAGTAGATCTGACTCCAGCAGACTAACATCCATCAGGTCCTCGACTGCAGAGGAAGGCGTAGCGCCAGCTCTGTAAAATGGCTCATCTCAGCATGTGCACTTTGCCTCTTGATGTATTCCAAGGTTCTGAcctagaaaaggagaaaaggaaaatgagaacACTTTGGAAATTAGCTCTTTCTCTTcagtgagagaagaaagagaaggttcTCTCTATAGTTGTTCAGTGGCTGCATACTCATTCCAAACTAATATGCCAAGCAGTTAACCATGCAACCACAGGCAAACACATAGAATATAATTTGTACcactggccatctgttgggatgctttgattgagatttcctgcatggcaaagagattggactggatggcctttgcggtctcttccaactctatgcttctatgaagcccttggaatcgaactcacaaccttgtagctgtagtacaggcattcaaccactgcgccatcaggacTCCCACCTTGCAAGGACCCTCTTTTTCAAAGGGACCAGCCAATGTTTTTGGGAAGGCCCAAAGCAGAAGCTACGCAGCTGATAGCCCAAAGCAACAGATATTTCAGTGACATGAGACCCCTGAACACAATAATTTCGATTGGTGAATGTCCACTGACAGTCCTGCTCACCATGAATTTGCTTAAATCCATCTTTCAAAGCCACCAACCACTAACACATTTTGCCCCTCTAGATGTTTTTTTGTCTACAAGCCACATAATCCTTTATCATTGGCTTATGCTTCCTGGGCTTTaggaagtctaaaacatctggagaagcaaAAGGTTTCCCTTGCATAAAGAAATGTTCTCTTTTGCTATACTCAACAGTACATATCCTCAAGTTTATAGGGCAACCTGGAGTCCCAGTTTTATGGGAAAGGAGTGGAAGAAACTTAGTGTTAGTatataagaagaagaaggctcttctgttgtggtTTCCTGTTTTTCTAAGGCTAAATCTGAAACCCTAAATCAACACACTTAAATGTCAATGAAAATGGAAAGAAGTTAATTCAGCTAAACCACTAGTAATGGAAAAACATTCATAGCAACTTAGTATCCCCTTTATTATTTTCCCTTTCAGGTGAACACCAACTGTACCCAAACTCTAGTTCCAAGATCTGTCTGCCTTCTCTCCTTACCATGGTTTTTGTGTCAGCAAAGCCATACTTCTGAGCCAGGTTCCACAGGTTGACAGCAAGCTGGTTGAGTTTGTTGTTGCGCAGATCTCCATGGGCCAAGATGCTGTTGAAGAAGTAGAGGGCCAGCTGGCTCTGGCGCTTTAAAGTCTACACAGGTTTTAAAGAAGGTATTAAATTGTATGCCACTTGCAAGACCACACCGTAAGGGGAAGGGGTGTCATTGGGCTAAGGGATTTCCATTGCTTATCTAACCCTCCTCCCCTCAATCCCTCTCCCTTGTGCTTCCTAGTTTCTTCAGAGTATTAAGCTGATGACATGGATTGCCCTATTAACTACTGGCAAGCTTCACTGACAGCCGTTTTTGCTATAAATGCTTTAAAGAAAGCAATAAATAATTCAGTGCTATTTTGCCTAACgttttccttctttttgcctATTGTTTattgaggtcaacttgaaggcacacatcattaaaaacaaatacaaattgaGGGTAATACCATGCATGGTATTCTAGTCCATGAAAATATGTGCTGGCCAAGGTATGCCTGGACTCTTTCTTGTTTGATATGCAACCAACCAACCAGCCTCTCTGATAGCCAGAGCATATATTTTGCCTGTAGACAGTCCGCaggagccagcatgttgtagtggttggactatgactctggagatgagtcTGAATCCCCCCTTGGGAGTTCACTGATAATGATTAGAATCATGGCAAATTTTGGGGGGTTAAGGCTTTCCTCTCATGCTAAGTTCCCAGGGAACATAGCTTTTGTGAAGCTCGTATTTACTTTTGGAAGAAATCCACTGGCCCAAAACCCTAGGAAAAGAAAGCAATATAGTGGCACAGACCAACAAAGGATGCTTTCCTTCAAGGTTTCCAAAGTGACCAACAGCTTAACTGCAGTGACGGGTACCCCACCAACAGTAAAAATTGGCTATGCAACAAATTTATGGAGCTGTGCTAACATTGTCCAAAGCTGGGGAACCTgtaaaatgcaggacattcaagaaaaatatagggcattccaaaataaaagctacaaatactcatagaaatataaatgcatgctttttaaggcatgctcagaatggaggacattttggaattctccctggacataaggttgaaatgtaggccatgtcctggaaaaagaggatgtccTGTTCCCATTGGCCTCAACCAGCCTGgacaatggtgaaggatgatgggaatagCAGTTCATCAACAGCTAGAGGGCCACAGGTTTCTGTGACACAAAAAACATCCCA
This genomic stretch from Sceloporus undulatus isolate JIND9_A2432 ecotype Alabama chromosome 8, SceUnd_v1.1, whole genome shotgun sequence harbors:
- the KNOP1 gene encoding lysine-rich nucleolar protein 1 yields the protein MAIKKAEKNKPDEAVQRTNKAKTLVDNQVIIIDDDENDDDDDDDGCSDLKVKEVKKKKDLVERDGSYRKGVRKKVKKRNYSDTKNKACANLPIIIESSSDSERLTKNGEIGKKLKKKRKHRLASEGDCEVLCKGLLQETSFLRLSSKGKSPGSHGDSGDCIKKGKKKKKKKKKHKPSFSQLHGEGNEVESQKQIIPILETISQDAMLSGRKKRQVPNKNNVSHTVKRKKVLHCLTAVDGEEVSNRIPHKDISNLENHRKRRKAQDPAAQVSEEESGEIRKKWKKKKLKKKKAYLLVTSLETQENDSGVSNESLPEPKSRQTQVFREEKTDLIPDTEGAGRVTKKKSICTKAVCNHPALLEDNEDRSATEGRKKKVKKHKGIQECPESGNSGRCENSSKHHIKKKGKKKNRKSVDIGEEEPSLKKRRLKKEAEVREDEIKVVAFKKGNCDEINIDKLRRQALQEEIDRESGKTKLIKEDGESGNDFGQWGTAVFESSERKTKFLRLLGGFKKGSSLPLQDPPVHATKLNMALDWNREQNLQRDLQAEFEKAIDQKHHHRGFGFQPATQKLMWIDKNASNSIKFED